The Streptomyces seoulensis genome contains a region encoding:
- a CDS encoding YlxR family protein — translation MSGRTHTRACPERTCVGCRKRAAKNDLLRIVMIEDACVPDPRGTLPGRGAYVHPAPVCLDQAVRRRAFTRALRAPRALDTNALRRYVEQTTVADQATP, via the coding sequence GTGTCTGGCCGGACGCACACCCGAGCATGCCCTGAACGCACCTGTGTGGGGTGCCGGAAGCGGGCGGCCAAGAACGATCTACTGCGGATCGTGATGATCGAGGACGCCTGCGTCCCCGATCCTCGCGGTACGCTGCCCGGCCGGGGTGCTTATGTACACCCGGCACCGGTCTGTCTGGACCAGGCGGTACGCCGCCGAGCGTTCACGCGGGCACTGCGCGCCCCGCGAGCGCTCGACACAAACGCGTTGCGCCGATACGTCGAGCAGACGACAGTTGCCGATCAGGCAACACCGTAA
- the nusA gene encoding transcription termination factor NusA yields the protein MDIDMSALRGLVREKEISFDLLVEAIESALLIAYHRTEGSRRHARVELNRQTGHVTVWAKEDPEDIEEGQERREFDDTPSGFGRIAATTAKQVILQRLRDAEDDATLGEYAGREGDIVTGVVQQGRDPKNVLVDIGKLEAILPVQEQVPGESYQHGMRLRSYVVRVAKGVRGPSVTLSRTHPNLVKKLFSLEVPEIADGSVEIAAIAREAGHRTKIAVRSNRSGLNAKGACIGPMGGRVRNVMGELNGEKIDIVDWSDDPAEMVANALSPARVSKVEVVDLAARSARVTVPDYQLSLAIGKEGQNARLAARLTGWRIDIRPDTEQVTD from the coding sequence GTGGACATCGACATGAGCGCCCTGCGGGGCTTGGTCAGGGAGAAGGAGATCTCCTTCGACCTGCTGGTCGAGGCGATCGAGTCGGCCCTCCTCATCGCGTACCACCGCACCGAGGGAAGCCGCCGCCACGCACGCGTGGAGCTGAACCGGCAGACCGGCCACGTGACCGTGTGGGCGAAGGAGGACCCCGAGGACATCGAGGAGGGGCAGGAGCGTCGCGAGTTCGACGACACCCCTTCCGGGTTCGGCCGGATCGCCGCCACCACCGCCAAGCAGGTCATCCTGCAGCGGCTGCGTGACGCGGAGGACGACGCCACGCTCGGCGAGTACGCCGGCCGCGAGGGCGACATCGTCACCGGCGTGGTCCAGCAGGGCCGCGACCCGAAGAACGTGCTGGTCGACATCGGCAAGCTGGAGGCCATCCTGCCGGTGCAGGAGCAGGTCCCCGGCGAGAGCTACCAGCACGGCATGCGGCTGCGTTCCTACGTGGTCCGCGTCGCCAAGGGCGTGCGCGGCCCCTCGGTCACGCTGTCCCGCACCCACCCCAACCTGGTGAAGAAGCTCTTCTCCCTGGAGGTGCCGGAGATCGCGGACGGCTCGGTGGAGATCGCCGCCATCGCCCGCGAGGCCGGCCACCGCACCAAGATCGCCGTGCGCTCCAACCGTTCGGGCCTGAACGCCAAGGGTGCCTGCATCGGCCCGATGGGCGGCCGGGTGCGCAACGTGATGGGCGAGCTGAACGGCGAGAAGATCGACATCGTCGACTGGTCGGACGACCCGGCCGAGATGGTGGCGAACGCCCTGTCACCCGCTCGGGTGAGCAAGGTCGAGGTCGTCGACCTCGCCGCCCGCTCCGCCCGGGTGACCGTGCCGGACTACCAGCTCTCGCTGGCGATCGGCAAGGAAGGGCAGAACGCCCGGCTCGCCGCCCGCCTCACCGGCTGGCGCATCGACATCCGCCCGGACACCGAGCAGGTCACCGACTAG
- the rimP gene encoding ribosome maturation factor RimP, protein MSTTQSERLRELLEPLVTSQGLDLEEISLDSVGRKRVLRVVVDSDTGADLDRIADVSRALSAKLDETDAMGDQAYDLEVGTPGAERLLTEPRHYRRAVDRLVKFQLADGDELVARILGVDDEGLDLEVPGVKGRKPKERRLQFPEIAKARVQVEFNRKDKTDMKEEEEA, encoded by the coding sequence ATGAGCACCACCCAGAGCGAGAGGCTGCGAGAGCTGCTCGAACCGCTCGTCACCTCCCAGGGGCTGGATCTCGAGGAGATCTCCCTCGACTCCGTCGGACGCAAGCGGGTGCTGCGCGTGGTCGTCGACTCCGACACCGGAGCGGACCTGGACCGGATCGCCGATGTGAGCCGCGCGCTCTCGGCGAAGCTCGACGAGACCGACGCGATGGGAGACCAGGCGTACGACCTGGAGGTCGGCACCCCCGGCGCCGAGCGCCTTCTGACCGAACCCCGCCACTACCGGCGTGCCGTGGACCGGCTGGTCAAGTTCCAGCTCGCCGACGGCGACGAGCTCGTCGCGCGCATCCTGGGCGTGGACGACGAGGGTCTGGACCTGGAGGTTCCCGGTGTGAAGGGCCGCAAGCCCAAGGAGCGCAGGCTCCAGTTCCCCGAGATCGCCAAGGCGCGGGTACAGGTCGAGTTCAACCGCAAAGACAAGACGGACATGAAGGAAGAGGAGGAGGCGTAG